From Solidesulfovibrio carbinoliphilus subsp. oakridgensis, the proteins below share one genomic window:
- the ispD gene encoding 2-C-methyl-D-erythritol 4-phosphate cytidylyltransferase — protein sequence MSVWTVLLAAGSGTRLAAASCGVKKQFLRLDGRPLYWRALTAFARCPAVAGIVVVFPPDDLETAGAELEALIATRHPGVPVLTAPGGARRQDSVRNGLAALPPHCRRVLVHDAARPFVDPALIGRVADALAQGKRAVIPVLPVTDTIKEVSGDTVVATHDRSALVAVQTPQGFDVALLLGAFEHAGETFTVTDDASLVEHLGQAVHTVPGAPENVKITNPEDLPLLASTLPPAVPVTGYGYDVHRYADPARPGKQPARPMKLGGFPILGAPEVLAHSDGDVLLHALTDAVLGCVGGGDIGQLFPDTNPDFDNMASGVFLSEALLFARSRGLEITHVDLTVIAQVPKLAPHNHAIRVNVAALLGLDKSQVNLKATTEEGLGFTGEKKGIKAVALVTGWRHAAAK from the coding sequence GTGTCCGTTTGGACCGTGCTGCTCGCCGCCGGGTCCGGCACCCGGCTGGCCGCCGCTTCGTGCGGCGTCAAGAAGCAGTTCCTGCGACTGGACGGCCGCCCGCTCTACTGGCGCGCCCTGACCGCCTTTGCCCGGTGCCCGGCCGTGGCCGGCATTGTGGTGGTCTTCCCCCCGGACGACCTCGAGACGGCCGGGGCCGAACTGGAGGCGCTTATCGCCACCCGCCATCCCGGCGTGCCGGTGCTGACGGCCCCCGGGGGCGCCCGCCGCCAGGATTCGGTCCGAAACGGGCTGGCCGCCCTGCCGCCCCACTGCCGGCGTGTGCTCGTCCACGACGCGGCCCGGCCCTTTGTCGATCCGGCGCTCATCGGCCGCGTGGCCGACGCCCTGGCCCAAGGGAAAAGAGCCGTCATCCCGGTTTTGCCCGTCACGGACACCATCAAGGAAGTTTCCGGCGACACCGTGGTCGCAACGCATGATCGCAGCGCCCTGGTCGCGGTCCAGACCCCCCAGGGCTTTGACGTGGCCCTGCTCCTTGGCGCCTTCGAGCACGCCGGTGAGACGTTCACCGTCACCGACGACGCCAGCCTGGTCGAACACCTGGGCCAGGCCGTCCACACCGTGCCCGGCGCGCCGGAGAACGTCAAAATCACCAATCCCGAGGACTTGCCCTTGCTCGCAAGCACCCTTCCCCCGGCCGTTCCCGTGACCGGCTACGGCTACGACGTCCACCGCTACGCCGATCCGGCCCGGCCCGGCAAACAGCCGGCCCGGCCCATGAAGCTCGGCGGCTTCCCCATCCTCGGCGCGCCGGAGGTCCTGGCCCACTCCGACGGCGACGTGCTGCTCCATGCGCTGACCGACGCCGTCCTCGGCTGCGTCGGCGGCGGCGACATCGGCCAGCTCTTCCCGGACACCAACCCGGATTTCGACAACATGGCCTCGGGCGTGTTCCTGAGCGAAGCCCTGCTGTTCGCCCGCAGCCGGGGCCTGGAAATCACCCACGTGGACCTGACCGTCATCGCCCAGGTGCCCAAGCTCGCGCCCCACAACCACGCCATCCGCGTCAACGTGGCCGCCCTGCTCGGCCTCGACAAGTCCCAGGTCAACCTGAAGGCCACCACCGAAGAGGGCCTCGGCTTTACCGGCGAGAAAAAAGGCATCAAGGCCGTGGCCCTGGTCACCGGCTGGCGGCATGCCGCAGCAAAATAG
- a CDS encoding surface-adhesin E family protein, translated as MMRVCLVLAALLAMACPALATDWRFLAAHDDQSVALYYDRHSVRRTGDLVRARVKRVYAEDEGRDIAAEHGVGDVVAFVVEQVTLDCPGRRQARMSAWWYGKNGKVLDRVVAASGMPWRPLRPGGLGEALCEELN; from the coding sequence ATGATGCGGGTGTGCCTGGTGCTTGCGGCGTTGCTGGCGATGGCCTGTCCGGCCCTGGCCACGGACTGGCGGTTTCTGGCCGCCCATGACGATCAGTCCGTGGCCCTCTATTATGACCGCCATTCGGTGCGCAGGACCGGCGATCTGGTCCGGGCGCGGGTCAAGCGGGTCTATGCCGAGGACGAGGGCCGCGACATCGCGGCCGAGCACGGCGTGGGCGACGTGGTGGCCTTCGTGGTGGAGCAGGTGACCCTCGATTGTCCGGGCAGGCGGCAGGCCCGGATGAGCGCGTGGTGGTACGGGAAAAACGGCAAGGTGCTCGACCGCGTGGTGGCTGCCTCCGGGATGCCGTGGCGTCCCCTGCGCCCCGGCGGCCTCGGCGAAGCCCTGTGCGAGGAACTCAATTAG
- a CDS encoding DUF547 domain-containing protein, producing the protein MVRNLVFGLALCLSLLAAASGRADDPAALYAELLRAAVTDGRVDYNTLKAREGQLDAFLAAQAAVDPSVLDPNSQIAFYSNLYNAATLKLVLTRYPGIRSIKDAGSLFTSPWKQPFIHLAGRVVSLDDIEHGILRSRFHDPRIHFAVNCASQSCPPLAAVPYAGPTLDAALDAAARNFINDPRNTAFNDGTLRVSRIFDWYADDFGGEAGVWDFLRRYANPDLARRMDAAPSRKLAYQAYDWSLNGQ; encoded by the coding sequence ATGGTCCGGAACCTGGTCTTCGGCCTTGCCCTCTGCCTTAGCCTGCTGGCCGCCGCATCCGGCCGCGCCGACGATCCGGCGGCCCTCTACGCGGAGCTGCTGCGCGCAGCCGTCACGGACGGCCGCGTGGATTACAACACGCTTAAGGCCCGGGAAGGGCAACTCGACGCCTTCCTGGCCGCCCAGGCCGCCGTGGACCCGTCCGTCCTCGACCCAAACAGCCAGATCGCCTTTTACAGCAACCTCTACAACGCGGCCACGCTCAAGCTCGTCCTGACCCGCTACCCCGGCATCCGGTCCATCAAGGACGCGGGCAGCCTCTTCACGTCCCCCTGGAAACAGCCGTTCATCCATCTTGCCGGCCGGGTCGTCAGCCTCGACGACATCGAGCACGGCATCCTGCGGTCCCGCTTCCACGATCCGCGCATCCATTTCGCCGTCAACTGCGCTTCCCAAAGCTGCCCGCCCCTGGCCGCCGTGCCCTACGCCGGCCCGACCCTCGACGCCGCCCTGGACGCGGCCGCCCGGAATTTCATAAACGATCCCCGCAACACCGCGTTTAACGACGGCACGCTCCGCGTCAGCCGTATCTTCGACTGGTACGCCGACGACTTCGGCGGCGAGGCCGGGGTGTGGGACTTTCTCCGCCGCTACGCCAACCCGGACCTCGCCCGCCGGATGGACGCGGCGCCAAGTCGCAAGCTCGCCTATCAGGCCTACGACTGGTCGCTCAACGGGCAGTGA